From a single Methylosinus sp. H3A genomic region:
- the recA gene encoding recombinase RecA, whose protein sequence is MSQANLRLVEGTSVDKTKALDAALSQIERAFGKGSIMRLGKNQKAVEIETISTGSLGLDIALGVGGLPRGRVVEIYGPESSGKTTLTLHVIAEAQKKGGVCAFVDAEHALDPVYARKLGVNLEELLISQPDTGEQALEITDTLVRSGAVDVLVVDSVAALTPRAEIEGEMGDVQPGLQARLMSQALRKLTASISRSNTLVIFINQIRMKIGVMYGSPETTTGGNALKFYASVRLDIRRIGSIKDRDEVTGNQTRVKVVKNKVAPPFKQVEFDIMYGEGISKVGELVDLGVKAGVVEKSGAWFSYDSQRLGQGRENAKTFLRQNKEAAERIEQAIRENSGLIAERILDAGGEEDGAGAEE, encoded by the coding sequence GTGAGCCAAGCCAATCTCCGCCTCGTGGAAGGAACCTCCGTGGACAAGACCAAGGCGCTGGACGCCGCTTTGTCGCAGATCGAGCGGGCCTTCGGCAAAGGCTCGATCATGCGGCTCGGCAAGAATCAAAAGGCCGTCGAGATCGAGACCATCTCCACCGGCTCGCTCGGGCTCGACATAGCGCTCGGCGTCGGCGGCCTGCCGCGCGGCCGCGTCGTGGAGATCTACGGGCCGGAATCATCGGGCAAGACGACGCTGACGCTGCATGTGATCGCCGAGGCGCAGAAGAAGGGCGGCGTCTGCGCCTTCGTCGACGCAGAGCATGCGCTCGATCCGGTCTACGCCCGCAAGCTCGGGGTCAATCTCGAGGAATTGCTGATCTCGCAGCCGGACACGGGCGAGCAGGCGCTGGAGATCACCGACACTCTGGTGCGCTCCGGCGCGGTGGATGTGCTCGTCGTCGATTCGGTCGCCGCGCTGACGCCGCGCGCCGAGATCGAGGGCGAGATGGGCGATGTGCAGCCCGGCCTGCAGGCGCGTCTGATGAGCCAGGCGCTGCGCAAGCTCACCGCCTCCATCTCGCGCTCCAACACGCTCGTCATCTTCATCAATCAGATCCGCATGAAGATCGGCGTGATGTATGGCTCGCCGGAGACGACGACCGGCGGCAACGCCTTGAAATTCTACGCCTCCGTCCGGCTCGACATTCGCCGCATCGGCTCCATCAAGGACCGCGACGAGGTCACCGGCAACCAGACCCGCGTCAAGGTCGTCAAGAATAAGGTCGCTCCGCCTTTCAAGCAGGTCGAGTTCGACATCATGTATGGCGAGGGCATCTCCAAGGTCGGCGAGCTCGTCGATCTCGGGGTGAAGGCCGGCGTCGTCGAGAAATCCGGGGCCTGGTTCTCCTATGACAGCCAGCGTCTCGGCCAGGGCCGCGAGAACGCCAAGACCTTCCTCAGGCAGAACAAAGAGGCCGCAGAGCGGATCGAGCAGGCGATCCGCGAGAATTCCGGCCTCATCGCCGAGCGCATCCTCGACGCTGGCGGCGAGGAGGATGGCGCTGGCGCGGAGGAGTAG
- a CDS encoding DUF3126 family protein yields the protein MDKIELRKLQAFLRRSLGNEGIRVTPDPKNPDEGAVHLGERKIASISLDDEDGDRSFAFAMKLPVGRETLQSYLRKLFENDGLTIAPRGRKTDSVELNCGEDFLGVISADDPKQQSYTLQIAILDFDLDDF from the coding sequence TTGGACAAGATCGAACTGCGCAAACTGCAGGCCTTCTTGCGCCGGTCGTTGGGCAATGAGGGCATTCGCGTGACGCCCGATCCCAAGAATCCCGATGAAGGAGCCGTTCACCTCGGCGAACGCAAGATCGCCTCCATCTCTCTCGACGACGAGGACGGCGACCGCTCCTTCGCCTTCGCGATGAAGCTGCCCGTCGGGCGCGAGACGCTGCAATCCTATCTGCGCAAGCTGTTCGAGAACGACGGTCTGACGATCGCGCCGCGGGGCCGCAAGACCGATTCGGTCGAGCTCAATTGCGGCGAGGATTTCCTCGGTGTCATCTCCGCCGACGACCCCAAGCAGCAGAGCTACACGCTGCAGATCGCCATACTCGACTTCGACCTCGACGATTTCTGA
- a CDS encoding DNA-3-methyladenine glycosylase I — protein sequence MAAKRENPLAWRDAPALAHPDGLLRCPWAGYDSLYVAYHDEEWGRPERCSRALYEKLILDGFQAGLSWISILRRREGFRAAFEGFDPHSIVRFDAARVETLMQNQAIIRNRAKITGAVASARAWIEIEERVGFSNYLWDFVDGVPIVNRPRTTAGVPTESEISRRLAKDLKARGFAFCGPTIVYAFMQAVGMVDDHLAECHRCAE from the coding sequence ATGGCCGCCAAACGTGAAAACCCACTCGCCTGGCGAGATGCGCCGGCGCTCGCTCATCCGGACGGGCTTTTGCGTTGTCCTTGGGCCGGTTACGATTCGCTCTACGTCGCCTATCACGACGAGGAGTGGGGTCGGCCGGAGCGCTGCTCGCGCGCTCTGTATGAAAAACTGATCCTCGACGGATTCCAGGCGGGCCTCTCCTGGATCTCGATTCTGCGCCGCCGCGAGGGCTTCCGCGCCGCATTCGAGGGTTTCGATCCGCATTCGATCGTGCGATTCGACGCCGCGCGCGTCGAAACTTTGATGCAAAATCAGGCAATCATCCGCAATCGCGCCAAGATCACAGGCGCCGTCGCCTCGGCGCGCGCCTGGATAGAGATCGAGGAGCGCGTGGGATTTTCGAATTATCTCTGGGACTTCGTCGACGGCGTCCCGATCGTCAACCGCCCGCGCACGACGGCCGGCGTTCCGACCGAGAGCGAAATTTCGCGCCGCCTCGCCAAAGATCTGAAGGCGCGAGGCTTCGCCTTCTGCGGCCCGACGATCGTCTACGCCTTCATGCAGGCGGTGGGCATGGTCGACGACCATCTGGCGGAGTGCCACCGATGCGCGGAGTGA
- a CDS encoding cyclic nucleotide-gated ion channel — translation MSDDALSPLSRLRLRVHFLLDSGGVGSRAARLVHGALMTLVILSVGAVILESDPDHAARFGPIFRIVEYVAVAAFSVEYALRIWSAPDHTLYAGMRPAQARLAFLFSASALIDLIAIAPIYLSVFVAADLRILLFLRLARFFKLARYSPGIRSIFAVLDAERKALAASGIVLFGVVLFMATAMHVVEHDAQPEAFRSIPASMWWAIQTIATVGYGDVVPQTPAGRVIAAISMVMGFVMLGLPVGIVATAFAEEIHRREFVVTWSMVAKAPLFSTLDASAIAEIMRYLRAQSLPAGALVVRRGEPAHSMYFIAAGEVEVELPSGPVRLGEGQFFGEIALLRKTRRTANVRAATPIKLLILDAFDLHVFTQRNPEIGRHIEAVAASRSEFRPTVREGDLTQAEIDPRDIPPREVAP, via the coding sequence GTGAGCGACGACGCGCTGTCGCCGCTGTCTCGACTACGCCTCCGCGTTCATTTCCTTCTCGACAGCGGCGGCGTTGGCAGCCGCGCGGCGCGGCTCGTCCATGGCGCGCTGATGACGCTCGTCATTCTCTCCGTCGGCGCCGTGATCCTCGAATCCGATCCCGACCATGCGGCGCGTTTCGGCCCGATCTTCCGCATCGTCGAATATGTCGCCGTCGCCGCCTTCAGCGTCGAATATGCGCTGCGCATCTGGAGTGCGCCGGACCATACGCTCTACGCCGGCATGCGGCCGGCGCAGGCGCGTCTCGCCTTCCTCTTCTCGGCCTCGGCGCTCATCGATCTCATCGCCATCGCGCCGATCTATCTTTCCGTCTTCGTCGCGGCCGATCTGCGCATCCTCTTGTTCCTGCGCCTCGCGCGCTTCTTCAAGCTGGCGCGCTACTCGCCGGGCATACGCTCCATCTTCGCCGTGCTGGATGCGGAGCGAAAGGCGCTCGCCGCCTCCGGCATCGTGCTGTTCGGCGTCGTGCTGTTCATGGCGACCGCGATGCATGTCGTCGAGCATGACGCCCAGCCGGAGGCCTTCCGCTCCATTCCCGCCTCCATGTGGTGGGCGATCCAGACGATCGCGACGGTCGGCTATGGCGATGTGGTGCCGCAGACGCCGGCCGGGCGCGTCATAGCGGCGATCTCCATGGTCATGGGCTTCGTGATGCTCGGCCTGCCGGTCGGCATCGTCGCCACCGCCTTCGCGGAGGAGATCCATCGCCGCGAATTCGTCGTCACTTGGAGCATGGTCGCCAAGGCGCCGCTGTTTTCGACGCTCGACGCCTCGGCCATCGCCGAGATCATGCGCTATCTGCGCGCGCAATCGCTGCCCGCCGGCGCGCTCGTCGTGCGGCGGGGCGAGCCGGCCCATTCGATGTATTTCATCGCCGCAGGGGAGGTCGAGGTCGAGCTGCCGAGCGGCCCGGTGCGGCTCGGCGAGGGGCAGTTCTTCGGCGAGATCGCGTTGCTGCGCAAAACGCGCCGCACCGCCAATGTGCGCGCGGCGACGCCGATCAAGCTGCTGATCCTCGACGCTTTCGATCTACATGTTTTCACGCAGCGCAATCCCGAGATCGGACGCCATATAGAGGCCGTCGCGGCGAGCCGATCCGAATTTCGTCCCACGGTCCGCGAGGGCGATCTGACGCAGGCCGAGATCGACCCGCGCGACATTCCGCCGCGCGAGGTCGCCCCCTGA
- a CDS encoding transglutaminase-like cysteine peptidase — translation MLRRVARTTMRVALAGAISFWGAAPVLAASESLLHAALGPETSVPYGWLDFCHRYRGECDIDASAPRDIDLTAKAYKEIQRVNAHVNHAIEPVSDMEHWGVVDRWDYPTDGKGDCEDYALMKRRMLIELGFPRGALLMTVVKEKNGDGHAILTVKTNRGEFVLDNMNDAVRPWTNTPYRFVKRQSQFDQNIWVAIDDPNVPLFAAR, via the coding sequence ATGTTGCGTAGAGTGGCGAGAACGACGATGCGCGTGGCGCTGGCCGGCGCGATCTCCTTCTGGGGAGCGGCGCCCGTTCTGGCGGCTTCCGAGTCTCTGCTCCATGCCGCTCTCGGGCCGGAGACCAGCGTTCCGTATGGATGGCTGGATTTTTGTCATCGCTATCGCGGCGAATGCGATATCGACGCCTCCGCGCCGCGCGACATCGATCTCACCGCCAAGGCATATAAGGAGATTCAGCGCGTCAACGCCCATGTCAATCATGCGATCGAGCCCGTCTCCGACATGGAGCATTGGGGCGTCGTCGATCGGTGGGACTATCCCACCGACGGGAAGGGCGATTGCGAGGATTATGCGCTGATGAAGCGCCGCATGTTGATCGAGCTCGGCTTTCCCCGCGGCGCGCTGCTCATGACGGTGGTGAAGGAGAAGAACGGCGACGGCCATGCGATATTGACCGTCAAGACCAATCGCGGCGAATTCGTCCTCGACAATATGAATGACGCCGTGCGGCCCTGGACCAACACGCCCTATCGCTTCGTCAAGCGGCAATCGCAGTTCGACCAGAATATCTGGGTCGCGATCGACGATCCGAATGTTCCGCTCTTCGCGGCGCGCTGA
- a CDS encoding HD family hydrolase produces the protein MRGVKAEAAPRAWQRMLSGRRLDLLDPSPLDVEIEDIAHGLARVARWNGQTHGPHIFSVAQHSLLVEEIACALTPGLGREGRLFMLLHDAPEYVIGDMISPFKAVIGDTYKSVEKRILTAILLRFSLPTEPDAALLRLAKRADRASAFFEAVGLAGFTRAEAERIFGRPGLAPDACARALEPLSVEAAQQRFLARFAAVERGE, from the coding sequence ATGCGCGGAGTGAAGGCCGAGGCGGCCCCCCGCGCCTGGCAGCGCATGCTGTCCGGCCGGCGGCTCGATCTGCTCGATCCATCGCCGCTGGATGTGGAAATCGAGGATATCGCCCATGGGCTCGCCCGCGTCGCCCGCTGGAACGGTCAGACGCATGGCCCACATATATTCTCGGTCGCCCAGCACAGCCTGCTGGTCGAGGAGATCGCCTGCGCCCTCACGCCCGGGCTCGGGCGCGAGGGGCGGCTGTTCATGCTGCTTCATGACGCACCGGAATATGTGATCGGCGACATGATCTCCCCCTTCAAAGCCGTCATAGGCGACACATACAAGAGCGTGGAGAAACGCATTCTGACGGCGATCCTGCTGCGCTTTTCGCTGCCGACGGAGCCGGACGCCGCGCTTTTGCGTCTCGCCAAACGGGCGGATCGCGCCTCGGCTTTTTTCGAGGCGGTGGGTCTCGCCGGCTTTACACGCGCGGAAGCCGAGCGCATCTTCGGCCGTCCGGGGTTGGCGCCCGACGCTTGCGCGCGAGCGTTGGAGCCGCTTTCGGTCGAGGCCGCGCAGCAGCGCTTTCTCGCGCGCTTCGCCGCTGTCGAGCGAGGCGAATAG
- the alaS gene encoding alanine--tRNA ligase, producing MSGVNQIRSTFLDYFSRNGHEKVASSPLVPQNDPTLMFTNAGMVQFKNVFTGFEKRHYARATTAQKCMRAGGKHNDLDNVGYTARHLTFFEMLGNFSFGDYFKEGAIELAWTLVSRELALPREKLLVTVYHDDDEAFSLWKKIAGFSDDRIIRIPTSDNFWSMGDVGPCGPCSEIFFDQGESVAGGPPGSPDEDGDRFLEFWNLVFMQYDQTAPGERAPLPRPSIDTGMGLERIAALLQGVHSVFEIDLFRRLIGAVADATNVDSAGPQAASHRVIADHLRASAFLVADGVTPSNEGRGYVLRRIMRRAMRHAQLLGAAEPLMHRLVGALVSEMGLAYPELTRAESLIRDTLLTEETRFRQTLARGLSILDEESASLTAGARFSGETAFKLYDTYGFPLDLTEDALRPRGIVVDKAAFETAMERQRAEARKAWAGSGETATEAVWFALEERLGATEFLGYENEKAEGQIVALLHEGAETFRLETGARGAVLLNQTPFYAESGGQIGDMGVLRAKGVRFRVTNTQKKVGGLFVHEGVVEEGALVPGLALELEVEHARRSAVRANHSATHILHEALRRVLGDHVAQKGSLVASDRLRFDFTHPKPLSDEEIAAVEQIANEVVQDNAPVETRLMDQDEAIRSGARALFGEKYGDEVRVVAMGHAPVDVDRAFSVELCGGTHVRRTGDIGLISIVSQGAVASGVRRIEAKTAEGARAQLVSEAKALREIAALVRASVEDAPARLASLIEERKNLERELADAKRKLAMSGGGDGAAAPVRDVAGVKLFAKAVSGIDAKDLKSLVDDAKKTIGSGVVAIANASADGKAGVVVGVTADLTSLYNAVDLVRVASEKLGGKGGGGRPDLAQAGGPDASALEAALAAIEETLRLKAAQ from the coding sequence ATGAGTGGCGTCAACCAGATCCGTTCGACCTTTCTCGACTATTTCTCGCGCAATGGGCACGAGAAGGTCGCATCCTCGCCGCTCGTCCCGCAGAACGACCCCACGCTGATGTTCACCAACGCCGGCATGGTGCAGTTCAAGAATGTCTTCACGGGTTTCGAGAAACGTCATTACGCGCGCGCGACGACGGCGCAAAAATGCATGCGCGCCGGCGGCAAGCACAATGATCTCGACAATGTCGGCTATACGGCGCGCCATCTGACCTTCTTCGAAATGCTCGGAAATTTCTCCTTCGGCGATTATTTCAAGGAAGGCGCGATCGAGCTCGCCTGGACTCTCGTCAGCCGCGAATTGGCGCTGCCGCGCGAAAAGCTGCTCGTCACCGTCTATCACGACGACGACGAGGCCTTTTCGCTATGGAAAAAGATCGCCGGCTTCTCCGACGACCGCATCATCCGCATTCCGACGAGCGATAATTTCTGGAGCATGGGCGATGTCGGCCCCTGCGGCCCCTGCTCGGAGATTTTCTTCGATCAGGGCGAGAGCGTCGCCGGCGGCCCGCCCGGCAGCCCGGACGAGGACGGCGACCGCTTCTTGGAATTCTGGAACCTCGTCTTCATGCAATATGATCAGACGGCGCCGGGCGAGCGCGCGCCGCTGCCACGGCCCTCGATCGACACCGGCATGGGGCTCGAGCGCATCGCGGCCCTGTTGCAGGGCGTGCATTCCGTCTTCGAGATCGACCTTTTCCGCCGCCTCATCGGCGCCGTGGCGGATGCGACAAATGTCGACTCCGCCGGCCCGCAGGCGGCGAGCCATCGCGTCATCGCCGATCATTTGCGCGCCTCGGCCTTCCTCGTCGCCGATGGCGTCACCCCCTCCAATGAGGGGCGCGGCTATGTGCTGCGCCGCATCATGCGCCGCGCCATGCGCCATGCGCAGCTGCTCGGCGCGGCCGAGCCGCTGATGCACCGCCTCGTCGGCGCGCTCGTCTCGGAAATGGGTCTCGCCTATCCCGAGCTGACCCGCGCGGAGAGCCTCATTCGCGACACGCTGCTCACCGAGGAGACGCGTTTCCGCCAGACGCTGGCCCGCGGCCTCTCCATTCTCGACGAGGAGAGCGCGTCGCTCACCGCCGGCGCGCGCTTTTCCGGCGAGACCGCCTTCAAGCTCTATGACACTTATGGTTTTCCGCTCGACCTCACCGAGGATGCGCTGCGGCCGCGCGGGATCGTCGTGGACAAGGCGGCTTTCGAAACGGCGATGGAGCGCCAGCGCGCCGAGGCGCGCAAGGCCTGGGCCGGCTCCGGCGAGACGGCGACAGAGGCGGTCTGGTTCGCGCTCGAGGAACGTCTCGGAGCGACAGAATTCTTAGGCTATGAGAATGAGAAGGCCGAGGGGCAGATCGTCGCCCTGCTCCATGAAGGGGCCGAGACCTTCCGGCTCGAGACCGGCGCGCGCGGCGCGGTGCTCCTCAATCAGACGCCCTTCTATGCCGAATCCGGCGGCCAGATCGGCGATATGGGCGTCCTGCGCGCCAAGGGCGTGCGCTTCCGCGTCACCAATACGCAGAAGAAAGTCGGCGGCCTCTTCGTCCATGAGGGCGTCGTCGAGGAGGGCGCTCTCGTCCCCGGCCTGGCGCTCGAGCTCGAGGTCGAGCACGCCCGCCGCAGCGCGGTGCGCGCCAATCATTCGGCGACGCATATTCTGCACGAGGCTCTCCGGCGCGTGCTGGGCGATCATGTCGCGCAAAAAGGCTCGCTCGTCGCGTCGGACCGCCTGCGTTTCGACTTCACCCATCCCAAGCCCTTGAGCGACGAAGAGATCGCCGCGGTCGAGCAGATCGCCAATGAGGTGGTGCAGGACAATGCGCCGGTCGAGACGCGGCTGATGGACCAGGACGAGGCCATTCGCTCCGGCGCCCGCGCGCTGTTCGGCGAGAAATATGGCGACGAGGTGCGCGTCGTCGCCATGGGCCATGCGCCGGTCGACGTCGATCGCGCCTTTTCCGTCGAGCTCTGCGGCGGCACTCATGTGCGCCGCACCGGCGATATCGGCCTCATCAGCATCGTCTCGCAGGGCGCCGTCGCCTCGGGCGTGCGTCGCATCGAGGCCAAGACGGCGGAAGGGGCCCGCGCGCAGCTCGTCTCCGAGGCGAAGGCGCTGCGCGAGATCGCCGCTCTCGTGCGCGCATCCGTCGAGGACGCGCCGGCGCGGCTCGCGAGCCTCATCGAGGAGCGCAAGAATTTGGAACGCGAACTCGCCGACGCCAAGCGCAAGCTGGCTATGAGCGGCGGCGGCGATGGGGCGGCCGCCCCGGTGCGCGACGTCGCCGGCGTGAAGCTCTTCGCCAAGGCGGTCAGCGGCATAGACGCCAAGGATCTCAAATCCCTCGTCGACGACGCCAAGAAGACAATCGGCTCCGGCGTCGTCGCCATCGCCAACGCCTCGGCCGACGGCAAGGCGGGCGTCGTCGTCGGCGTGACCGCCGATCTCACCTCGCTCTACAACGCCGTCGATCTCGTGCGCGTCGCCAGCGAGAAGCTGGGCGGCAAGGGCGGCGGCGGAAGGCCCGATCTCGCCCAGGCGGGCGGGCCGGACGCATCCGCGCTCGAGGCCGCGCTCGCGGCGATCGAGGAAACGCTGCGACTGAAGGCGGCGCAGTGA
- a CDS encoding Spy/CpxP family protein refolding chaperone — protein MLLRFAIALATSLLVCVVAGAPVAEPFNRAADNPFVARRSPLETHIDEWRLALRLSGEQERLFSAFEQQLQVVVQDRDAAIVAAAIDRNRDSVPRDPGAPLRARAERLSRHVDNLRALADAETSFFASLSDEQRRIADRVLPRDVLGVHDLFRRRGIRPDRNG, from the coding sequence ATGTTGCTGCGCTTCGCAATTGCCCTGGCGACGAGCCTTCTCGTCTGCGTCGTCGCCGGCGCGCCGGTCGCCGAGCCGTTCAATCGCGCCGCGGACAATCCCTTCGTCGCGCGGCGCAGCCCGCTCGAGACCCATATCGACGAATGGCGGCTCGCGCTGCGCCTCTCGGGCGAGCAGGAGCGGCTGTTCTCGGCCTTCGAGCAGCAATTGCAAGTCGTGGTTCAGGATCGCGACGCCGCCATCGTCGCCGCGGCGATCGACCGCAATCGCGACAGCGTTCCGCGCGATCCCGGCGCGCCGCTGCGCGCGCGAGCCGAACGATTGAGCCGCCATGTGGACAATTTGCGCGCCCTCGCCGACGCCGAGACGAGCTTCTTCGCCTCGCTCTCCGATGAGCAGAGGCGCATCGCAGACCGCGTGCTGCCGCGGGACGTGCTCGGCGTCCACGACCTGTTCCGCCGCCGCGGCATACGCCCCGACCGGAACGGCTGA
- a CDS encoding tyrosine phosphatase family protein has protein sequence MAHLYVCSLTKVVDTVRASGARSLITILTAGASLARPSQIVPERHLRLAVSDIEADQDGHVFANGAHIESLLAFAGAWDRREPLVIHCYAGVSRSPAAAFILACALAPQRAESELACELRRASPTATPNRRLVALADRILARDGRMTAAIAEIGRGADCYEGAPFALELA, from the coding sequence ATGGCGCACCTCTATGTCTGTTCGCTTACGAAGGTCGTCGACACGGTGCGCGCCAGCGGCGCGCGCTCGCTCATCACCATTCTGACCGCCGGCGCCTCGCTGGCGCGCCCGAGCCAGATCGTCCCGGAGCGCCATTTGCGCCTCGCCGTCTCCGACATAGAGGCGGACCAGGACGGCCATGTGTTCGCCAATGGCGCCCATATAGAGAGCCTGCTGGCCTTCGCCGGCGCCTGGGACCGGCGCGAGCCGCTCGTCATCCATTGCTACGCGGGCGTCAGCCGCTCGCCGGCGGCGGCCTTCATTCTCGCCTGCGCGCTGGCGCCGCAGCGCGCCGAGAGCGAATTGGCGTGCGAGCTGCGCCGCGCCTCGCCGACCGCCACGCCCAACCGCCGGCTCGTCGCGCTCGCCGATCGCATCCTCGCGCGCGACGGCCGCATGACGGCGGCCATCGCCGAGATCGGCCGCGGCGCCGACTGCTATGAGGGTGCGCCCTTCGCGCTCGAGCTCGCCTGA
- a CDS encoding gamma carbonic anhydrase family protein, whose translation MPLYKLDGVAPRLPASGRFWVAADARIIGRVQLDEDANIWFGCVLRGDNEWITVGARSNIQDNSVLHTDMGFPLTIGADCTIGHGVILHSCIIGEASLIGMGSTILNGAKIGRNCLVGANSLVTENKEFPDNSLIVGAPARVVRTLDEGALARNLESAKHYVENAERYAKGLEPI comes from the coding sequence ATGCCCCTCTACAAACTCGACGGCGTCGCGCCGCGCCTGCCGGCCTCCGGCCGCTTCTGGGTCGCGGCGGACGCTCGGATCATCGGCCGCGTGCAGCTCGACGAGGACGCCAACATTTGGTTCGGCTGCGTGCTGCGCGGCGACAATGAATGGATCACCGTGGGCGCGCGCAGCAATATTCAGGACAACAGCGTTCTCCACACCGATATGGGCTTTCCGCTGACGATCGGCGCCGATTGCACCATCGGCCATGGCGTCATTCTGCACAGCTGCATCATCGGCGAGGCGAGCCTCATCGGCATGGGCTCGACGATCCTCAATGGCGCGAAGATCGGCCGCAACTGCCTCGTCGGCGCCAATTCGCTCGTCACCGAGAATAAGGAATTCCCCGACAATAGCCTGATCGTCGGCGCGCCGGCCCGCGTCGTGCGAACGCTCGACGAGGGCGCGCTGGCGCGCAATCTCGAATCGGCGAAACATTATGTCGAGAACGCCGAGCGCTATGCGAAAGGACTGGAGCCGATCTGA
- a CDS encoding universal stress protein, with protein sequence MHEKILVPLDLTEPELTRLALDEALSFAAGAAKPKLRLVNVQSLVPVAFIDYIPANFDEELRTSAEQELADVAAKIDYPQNLVTTVVRFGAIYPEVLAEAEEWGADLIVLGSHRPAMSTYLLGSNAKTIVRHAKCSVLVVRH encoded by the coding sequence ATGCATGAAAAAATTCTCGTTCCGCTCGATTTGACCGAACCCGAGCTGACGCGCCTCGCGCTGGACGAAGCGCTTTCTTTCGCCGCAGGCGCGGCGAAGCCGAAACTGCGGCTCGTGAATGTGCAATCGCTGGTGCCCGTCGCCTTCATCGACTACATCCCGGCGAATTTCGACGAGGAGCTGCGCACCTCGGCCGAGCAGGAGCTCGCCGATGTCGCGGCCAAGATCGATTATCCGCAAAATCTGGTGACCACGGTGGTGCGTTTCGGCGCGATCTATCCGGAGGTGTTGGCGGAGGCGGAGGAGTGGGGCGCGGATCTCATCGTGCTCGGCTCGCATCGTCCGGCGATGTCGACCTATCTGCTCGGCTCCAACGCCAAGACGATCGTGCGTCACGCCAAATGCTCGGTGCTGGTGGTGCGCCACTGA
- a CDS encoding NUDIX hydrolase → MTSFDHPRAPEGSPREPEGPLPVAIGLTAAIVAAQEDEPLILTVAASGEDARAALPSGPFDPVRHRTFEIGLRAWVAEQTGMTLGYVEQLYTFGDRGRHARAGDRDPHVVSVGYLALTRIAEGQAGDIRGFRSWYEFFPWEDWRGGRPELMETTILPGLSAWVEEAPDALSSSGLRRRDRVNLLFRPQGRGLDEENALERYELLYEAGLVEEAWRDGREAALKRGVKPPPLGAAMQHDHRRILATSMGRLRAKMKYRPVIFELMPPAFTLTELQRTVEAIAGRHLHKQNFRRLVETSAAVEPTGEVSLKTGGRPAALFHFRRNVLQERPAPGLRVGIRG, encoded by the coding sequence ATGACGAGCTTCGACCATCCGCGCGCGCCGGAGGGATCGCCGCGCGAGCCGGAGGGGCCGCTGCCGGTCGCCATCGGCCTCACCGCCGCGATCGTCGCCGCGCAGGAGGACGAGCCGCTCATCCTCACTGTCGCCGCCTCCGGGGAGGACGCCCGCGCGGCGCTGCCCTCCGGTCCCTTCGATCCGGTGCGCCACCGCACATTCGAGATCGGCCTGCGCGCCTGGGTCGCCGAGCAGACCGGCATGACGCTCGGCTATGTCGAGCAGCTCTATACGTTCGGCGACCGCGGTCGCCACGCCCGCGCCGGCGACCGCGATCCGCATGTCGTCTCCGTGGGCTATCTGGCGCTGACCCGCATCGCCGAGGGACAGGCGGGCGACATTCGCGGCTTCCGCAGCTGGTACGAATTCTTCCCCTGGGAGGATTGGCGCGGCGGCCGGCCCGAGCTGATGGAGACGACGATATTGCCGGGCCTCTCGGCCTGGGTGGAGGAGGCGCCGGACGCGCTCTCCTCCTCCGGGCTGCGACGGCGCGACCGCGTCAATCTTCTGTTCCGGCCACAGGGCAGGGGGCTCGACGAGGAGAATGCGCTCGAGCGCTATGAGCTGCTCTATGAGGCCGGCCTCGTCGAGGAGGCCTGGCGCGACGGACGCGAGGCGGCGTTGAAGCGCGGCGTGAAGCCGCCGCCGCTAGGCGCGGCCATGCAGCACGATCATCGGCGCATTCTCGCCACCTCGATGGGCCGGCTGCGCGCCAAGATGAAATACCGCCCGGTGATCTTCGAGCTGATGCCGCCGGCGTTCACGCTCACCGAGCTGCAGCGCACGGTGGAGGCCATCGCCGGCCGCCATCTCCACAAGCAGAACTTCCGACGCCTCGTGGAAACGTCGGCCGCCGTCGAGCCGACGGGCGAGGTGTCGCTGAAGACCGGCGGCCGTCCCGCCGCCCTTTTTCATTTTCGCCGCAATGTCTTGCAAGAACGTCCTGCGCCCGGCCTGAGGGTCGGCATCAGAGGATGA